Part of the Quercus lobata isolate SW786 chromosome 6, ValleyOak3.0 Primary Assembly, whole genome shotgun sequence genome, GGTCTCTTAGTCAATTGGATGTTAATAATGCTTTTCTACATGGGGATTTGGATGAAGAGGTGTATATGGCTCTTCCACAAGGGTTTCACAGCCAGGGGGAGGTTGTTTGTAAGCTCAACAAGTCCCTTTATGGTCTCAAGCAAGCTTCTAGGTAATGGTTTGCCAAGTTTTCAAGCACACTAATTCAGCTTGGCTTCATTCAGTCCAAAGCTGATTATTCTTTGTTTACAAGGAAGTGCGGTGATATTTTCATGGTTCCATTGGTGTATGTGGATGATGTCTTGATAGCCTGTAATGACAAGGTTGAAGTTGACAGGTTTAAGATCATGCTAGGTGATAAGTTCAAGTTAAAAGATTTGGGGGATTTAAAGTTTTTCCTTGGTTTGGAGGTTGCTAGATCAGACAAAGGAATTGCTCTTTGTCAAAGGAAGTACACTCTTGAGCTGCTTAATGATACTGGATTGTTAGGATGTAAGTGTGCTAATACTCCTATGgagcaaaatcaaaagttgaGCAAGTTTGAAGGAGAAGTGCTCAAGGATCCTAGCCACTACAGAAGGCTGGTAGGCAGGCTCTTGTACTTAACAATCACAAGACCTGACATTACATTTGTTGTCCACAAGCTTAGCCAGTTTATGTCCAAACCAAGAAGGCCACACCTGGATGCAGCACAGAGAGTATTGCAGTATTTGAAGAGTGAACCAGGCAAGGGGCTTATGTTTTCTGCTACCACAGATTTGCATTTAAAAGGGTTTGCAGATGCAGATTGGGCTGCATCCCCTGATACTAGGAGGTCTGTAACTGGGTATAGCATTTTCCTTGGGGATTCTTTGGTGTCTTGGAAGTCCAAGAAGCAATCCACAGTCTCAAGGTCTTCGGCAGAAGCTGAGTACAGATCCATGGCA contains:
- the LOC115949830 gene encoding uncharacterized protein LOC115949830, with translation MVSVKVLLAVAAIKGWSLSQLDVNNAFLHGDLDEEVYMALPQGFHSQGEVVCKLNKSLYGLKQASRKCGDIFMVPLVYVDDVLIACNDKVEVDRFKIMLGDKFKLKDLGDLKFFLGLEVARSDKGIALCQRKYTLELLNDTGLLGCKCANTPMEQNQKLSKFEGEVLKDPSHYRRLVGRLLYLTITRPDITFVVHKLSQFMSKPRRPHLDAAQRVLQYLKSEPGKGLMFSATTDLHLKGFADADWAASPDTRRSVTGYSIFLGDSLVSWKSKKQSTVSRSSAEAEYRSMAVATCEKVWILYFLKDIRVHHEREASLFCDSQAALHIGSNPIFHERTKHIEIDCHVVRDKVLEKVIKLNHVRTDCQLADMLTKALGYNQFSNLTCKMGMINIHKPAALEGEYPSKDEKMKLSDQKQGEDIRSDARAENKALSTEQ